A genomic window from Onychostoma macrolepis isolate SWU-2019 chromosome 22, ASM1243209v1, whole genome shotgun sequence includes:
- the LOC131530681 gene encoding basement membrane-specific heparan sulfate proteoglycan core protein-like isoform X1, which produces MNSRLSPLILLLLIPGPVTLDQLSVSCSQKSICALKETEVTLQCSYDYNSNITTVFWFSEKQSTNWRKNNEPEDLTLDSDYSGRVKHQISSSSSTLTISDVRERDSGEYQLMFIMKDGVKLLSSAAVSLTVTVLQVRMDPASTDLTDQTVKLSCDASCDFTSRVWYDWMKDRKHLIYTQSPDMSVSVSRDAGSFSCSLYSHHTHPSSSVLSLSGVSQRGCWDVTYTSRRVCASVGSTVDISSTYSHPSGFTVNKTFWHYVQPGDFKDLREEHQFAGRVEYVGNKLRIKDLKISDSGEYQFRIITDLNGTYSASPGVILTVTDTQVTSNPDTVLGGEKVILICSTKCTLNDEHTYIWYKNGRQVTDGFTKANKLYLDSVSNEEFRQYSCAVEVNSTAFSHYTVTLLVFLPQFLIIAPLWMWYFIRISFHNQTENKK; this is translated from the exons ATGAACTCCAGACTCTCGCCGCTGATCCTGCTGCTGCTCATTCCAG GCCCTGTAACATTAGACCAGCTCTCTGTGAGCTGTAGTCAAAAGAGTATTTGTGCTCTGAAGGAGACAGAAGTGACACTGCAGTGCTCTTATGACTACAACAGCAACATCACAACTGTGTTCTGGTTCAGCGAGAAACAAAGTACAAACTGGAGAAAAAACAATGAACCTGAAGATTTGACTTTAGACTCAGATTACTCAGGACGAGTGAAACATCAGATCTCAAGCAGCTCTTCAACACTCACAATATCAgacgtgagagagagagactctggAGAATATCAGCTCATGTTCATCATGAAGGATGGAGTTAAACTTCTCAGCTCAGCAGCCGTCAGTCTAACAGTCACAG TCCTGCAGGTGAGGATGGATCCTGCATCTACAGACCTGACAGATCAGACAGTTAAACTGAGCTGTGATGCTTCCTGTGATTTCACCTCTCGAGTCTGGTATGACTGGATGAAGGATAGAAAGCATTTGATATATACACAGTCCCCGGACATGTCCGTGTCAGTCAGCAGAGATGCCGGCAGCTTTTCCTGTTCTCTTTATTCACATCATACACATCCCTCCTCTTCTGTTT TGTCTCTTTCAGGTGTTTCTCAGAGGGGCTGCTGGGATGTGACTTACACCTCTAGAAGAGTCTGTGCTTCGGTGGGCTCAACAGTAGACATTTCCAGCACATACTCACATCCCTCTggttttactgtaaataaaacattctgGCATTACGTTCAGCCTGGAGACTTCAAGGATCTGCGTGAGGAGCATCAGTTTGCTGGTCGTGTGGAGTATGTGGGGAACAAACTGAGAATCAAAGATCTCAAGATCAGTGACTCTGGAGAATATCAATTCAGGATCATTACTGACTTAAACGGCACATACTCTGCATCACCAGGAGTCATTCTTACTGTTACAG ATACGCAGGTGACAAGTAACCCAGACACTGTTTTAGGAGGAGAAAAAGTCATATTAATCTGTTCAACTAAATGCACTCTGAACGACGAGCATACTTACATCTGGTACAAGAACGGACGACAGGTAACAGATGGATTCACTAAAGCCAACAAGCTGTACCTGGACTCAGTCAGCAATGAAGAGTTTCGACAGTATTCCTGTGCTGTAGAAG TGAACAGCACAGCGTTCAGCCATTATACAGTCACTCTGCTGGTGTTTTTGCCTCAGTTTCTCATAATAGCGCCTCTGTGGATGTG GTATTTCATCAGAATCTCTTTTCATAAccaaactgaaaacaaaaaatga
- the LOC131530681 gene encoding sialoadhesin-like isoform X2, giving the protein MNSRLSPLILLLLIPGPVTLDQLSVSCSQKSICALKETEVTLQCSYDYNSNITTVFWFSEKQSTNWRKNNEPEDLTLDSDYSGRVKHQISSSSSTLTISDVRERDSGEYQLMFIMKDGVKLLSSAAVSLTVTVLQVRMDPASTDLTDQTVKLSCDASCDFTSRVWYDWMKDRKHLIYTQSPDMSVSVSRDAGSFSCSLYSHHTHPSSSVCVSQRGCWDVTYTSRRVCASVGSTVDISSTYSHPSGFTVNKTFWHYVQPGDFKDLREEHQFAGRVEYVGNKLRIKDLKISDSGEYQFRIITDLNGTYSASPGVILTVTDTQVTSNPDTVLGGEKVILICSTKCTLNDEHTYIWYKNGRQVTDGFTKANKLYLDSVSNEEFRQYSCAVEVNSTAFSHYTVTLLVFLPQFLIIAPLWMWYFIRISFHNQTENKK; this is encoded by the exons ATGAACTCCAGACTCTCGCCGCTGATCCTGCTGCTGCTCATTCCAG GCCCTGTAACATTAGACCAGCTCTCTGTGAGCTGTAGTCAAAAGAGTATTTGTGCTCTGAAGGAGACAGAAGTGACACTGCAGTGCTCTTATGACTACAACAGCAACATCACAACTGTGTTCTGGTTCAGCGAGAAACAAAGTACAAACTGGAGAAAAAACAATGAACCTGAAGATTTGACTTTAGACTCAGATTACTCAGGACGAGTGAAACATCAGATCTCAAGCAGCTCTTCAACACTCACAATATCAgacgtgagagagagagactctggAGAATATCAGCTCATGTTCATCATGAAGGATGGAGTTAAACTTCTCAGCTCAGCAGCCGTCAGTCTAACAGTCACAG TCCTGCAGGTGAGGATGGATCCTGCATCTACAGACCTGACAGATCAGACAGTTAAACTGAGCTGTGATGCTTCCTGTGATTTCACCTCTCGAGTCTGGTATGACTGGATGAAGGATAGAAAGCATTTGATATATACACAGTCCCCGGACATGTCCGTGTCAGTCAGCAGAGATGCCGGCAGCTTTTCCTGTTCTCTTTATTCACATCATACACATCCCTCCTCTTCTGTTT GTGTTTCTCAGAGGGGCTGCTGGGATGTGACTTACACCTCTAGAAGAGTCTGTGCTTCGGTGGGCTCAACAGTAGACATTTCCAGCACATACTCACATCCCTCTggttttactgtaaataaaacattctgGCATTACGTTCAGCCTGGAGACTTCAAGGATCTGCGTGAGGAGCATCAGTTTGCTGGTCGTGTGGAGTATGTGGGGAACAAACTGAGAATCAAAGATCTCAAGATCAGTGACTCTGGAGAATATCAATTCAGGATCATTACTGACTTAAACGGCACATACTCTGCATCACCAGGAGTCATTCTTACTGTTACAG ATACGCAGGTGACAAGTAACCCAGACACTGTTTTAGGAGGAGAAAAAGTCATATTAATCTGTTCAACTAAATGCACTCTGAACGACGAGCATACTTACATCTGGTACAAGAACGGACGACAGGTAACAGATGGATTCACTAAAGCCAACAAGCTGTACCTGGACTCAGTCAGCAATGAAGAGTTTCGACAGTATTCCTGTGCTGTAGAAG TGAACAGCACAGCGTTCAGCCATTATACAGTCACTCTGCTGGTGTTTTTGCCTCAGTTTCTCATAATAGCGCCTCTGTGGATGTG GTATTTCATCAGAATCTCTTTTCATAAccaaactgaaaacaaaaaatga